Proteins encoded by one window of Salvia splendens isolate huo1 chromosome 5, SspV2, whole genome shotgun sequence:
- the LOC121805881 gene encoding solute carrier family 25 member 44-like → MDTARRIQKPSFGQTEINWDKLDKTKFYVVGAGIFTGITVALYPISVVKTRLQVASHDAVEKNAMSVIKGLLKTDGIPGLYKGFGTVVTGAIPTRILFLTALETTKVAALKMIEPFKLSEPTQAALANGVAGMMASFCSQAVFVPVDVVSQRLMVQGYSGHASYTGGLDVVRKVVKSDGIRGLYRGFGLSVLTYSPSSAVWWATYGASQRVIWRLLDDENAAPSEGKIILVQAAGGISAGATASFVTTPLDTIKTRLQVTGHEKRPTTKQVVRSLIADDGWIGLYRGLGPRFFSMSAWGTSMILAYEYLKRVCAKDD, encoded by the exons ATGGATACAGCGAGAAGAATTCAGAAGCCATCATTCGGTCAAACGGAAATCAATTGGGACAA GCTTGACAAAACTAAATTCTACGTTGTTGGAGCTGGAATTTTTACTGGAATTACAGTGGCACTTTATCCAATATCAGTTGTGAAAACCAGGCTGCAAGTAGCATCACATGATGCTGTAGAAAAAAATGCTATGTCTGTCATAAAAGGCCTTCTTAAAACAGATGGAATTCCTGGTTTATATAAAGGTTTTGGCACTGTCGTGACGGGAGCGATACCTACCAGAATATTATTCCTAACTGCATTAGAAACAACAAAAGTAGCTGCACTGAAGATGATAGAACCTTTTAAGCTGTCAGAGCCCACACAAGCAGCATTAGCAAATGGGGTTGCTGGCATGATGGCATCTTTTTGCTCACAGGCTGTATTCGTACCAGTTGATGTG GTTAGTCAAAGATTGATGGTGCAAGGATATTCGGGCCACGCATCCTATACTGGGGGCCTGGATGTTGTTCGTAAGGTGGTAAAGTCTGATGGGATTCGTGGTCTGTACAGAGGGTTTGGTCTCTCAGTTCTCACGTATTCTCCATCCAGTGCTGTCTGGTGGGCAACCTACGGTGCAAGTCAACGCGTCATTTGGAG ATTGCTGGATGATGAAAATGCTGCTCCCAGCGAAGGAAAAATTATTTTGGTTCAAGCTGCTGGAGGAATTTCTGCTGGTGCAACTGCATCATTTGTAACAACCCCATTAGACACCATTAAAACCCGCTTACAG GTGACTGGGCATGAAAAAAGACCCACTACAAAGCAAGTGGTTAGAAGTTTGATTGCTGATGATGGATGGATTGGCTTATACAGAGGACTTGGCCCAAGATTTTTTAGCATGTCAGCTTGGGGAACCTCAATGATTCTGGCTTATGAATATTTGA AGCGCGTGTGCGCAAAGGATGACTAA
- the LOC121805465 gene encoding eukaryotic translation initiation factor 3 subunit M-like isoform X3: MTTIVPTSEEDPTLSVVSFVADLSWADAGPEVAEGHVSRLLVEAQECIIQKRWLDLASLILASADVIFSKSSEKDLECIYTVICHLVKKPESLDQVHEIAELIATKVTQQPNEKPGLRLKILFNLYNLLENPYSQFFVYMKALNLAVSGKVTEHIVPSFKKMDDFLSEWNLGTKDKRDLFLTVANILKDSKSSAKESFDYLVKYLETFSGDDALALAEAKEEAVLAVVEFVKSPDMFQGDLLDIPAIAQLEKDSAYAPVYQILNIFLTQRLDAYLDFQSSNSDFFNSHGLVHEDCVAKMRLISLVDLGTHESGQIAYSLIKETLQPLLKACFWTS, from the exons ATGACGACGATTGTCCCCACATCAGAAGAAGATCCCACTCTCTCTGTCGTTAGTTTCGTTGCCGATTTGTCGTGGGCCGACGCCGGTCCAGAG gTAGCAGAGGGACATGTTAGTAGATTGTTGGTGGAGGCTCAAGAATGTATAATACAAAAGAGGTGGTTGGATTTGGCTTCTTTGATTCTTGCTTCTGCTGATGTCATTTTCTCTAAGTCTTCTGAGAAAG ATCTTGAATGCATTTACACTGTTATCTGCCACCTTGTAAAGAAGCCTGAGAGTCTTGATCAAGTGCATGAGATAGCAGAACTTATAGCCACAAAGGTTACTCAACAGCCTAATGAAAAACCTGGTCTGCGCTTGAAGAT CTTGTTTAACCTCTACAACCTATTGGAGAACCCATATAGCCAGTTCTTTGTCTATATGAAGGCCCTCAACTTGGCAGTCAGTGGGAAGGTCACTGAACATATTGTTCCATCCTTTAAGAAGATGGATGACTTTCTATCGGAATGGAATCTTGGAACCAAGGATAAGAGAGACCTCTTTCTGACAGTTGCAAATATTTTGAAGGACAGCAAGAG CTCAGCAAAAGAGTCTTTTGACTACCTTGTCAAGTATCTGGAAACCTTTTCTGGGGATGATGCATTGGCTTTGGCTGAAGCTAAGGAAGAGGCTGTCCTTGCTGTTGTTGAATTTGTTAAGTCACCTGATATGTTTCAG GGTGACTTACTAGATATTCCTGCAATAGCTCAACTGGAGAAAGACAGTGCATATGCTCCGGTGTATCAAATTCTAAACATCTTTCTGACTCAGAGGCTTGATGCATATCTTGATTTCCAATCTTCAAATTCAGATTTTTTTAATAGCCATG GTCTCGTGCATGAAGATTGTGTTGCCAAGATGAGATTGATATCTTTAGTAGATCTCGGTACCCATGAATCTGGTCAAATCGCTTACTCCTTAATCAAGGAAACCCTCCAG CCGTTGCTCAAAGCGTGTTTTTGGACTTCATGA
- the LOC121805882 gene encoding uncharacterized protein C9orf85 homolog isoform X1, which produces MSSGGGRGPPKHQNKFAWKPNGGVKINPTELGGQLRPFSDITGVCYRCKEQIDWKRKYGKYKPLSEPAKCQRCSKRNVRQAYHNLCAGCAKEHHVCAKCSCRVDKIIGRDILEVEAEQKTLEEAIKNARERDRRSLLRVMNKEKSKGSASTPTADAGKAGDLYTIQSLEEYAEYSRDGEGEHGGQDLPRVVG; this is translated from the exons ATGAGTAGCGGCGGCGGAAGAGGTCCGCCAAAGCACCAGAACAAATTCGCCTGGAAACCTAACGGTGGCGTTAAGATCAACCCTACA GAATTAGGGGGCCAATTGAGGCCGTTTTCGGATATAACTGGCGTTTGCTATCGCTGTAAAGAACAGATCGATTGGAAACgaaaatatggaaaatataAGCCTCTCTCTGAACCTGCAAAGtg TCAGCGGTGTTCCAAGAGGAACGTTCGGCAAGCTTATCACAATCTCTGTGCTG GTTGTGCTAAGGAGCACCATGTATGTGCCAAATGTTCATGCCGCgttgataaaataattggaAG AGATATTTTAGAAGTGGAAGCTGAGCAGAAGACATTAGAAGAG GCCATCAAGAATGCTCGGGAGAGGGATAGACGAAGTCTGTTAAGAGTT atgaacaaagaaaaatccAAGGGCTCGGCTTCAACTCCAACTGCTGATGCCGGCAAAGCTGGCGACTTATATACTATACAATCACTTGAAGAGTATGCTGAATACAGTAGGGATGGTGAGGGTGAGCATGGAGGGCAAGATTTACCGAGAGTTGTTGGGTGA
- the LOC121803222 gene encoding cytosolic sulfotransferase 8-like has product METPHSNTNHINHIEKQKWCGHEFLYEFHGFWFTKTYLETTKEVVETFKPLPTDVILASFPKTGTTWLKALLYSITHRDDAVPPSTHPQELVPSLETNLYIRKRTQCDTKMQEYLDEKEGRILATHAPYQILRDSLDSCDCKVVYVTRNPKDTLISMWRFVQKLDGVGDDPWRLEAAVDQFCDGMVPFGPYYDHVLGYREESVRRPQKVLFVSYEELKEDTRSHVRRIGEFLGCPFGGEEEVEKIVERCSFEILSNQEINKSSELPDSGFPLPYNSFFRKGQVGDHLSYLEDQMIRKIDGVTKLKFHGSGFDYGI; this is encoded by the coding sequence ATGGAAACTCCACACTCCAACACCAACCAcattaatcacatagaaaaacaaaaatgGTGTGGGCATGAATTCCTATACGAGTTCCATGGCTTCTGGTTCACAAAAACATACCTCGAAACAACAAAAGAAGTGGTAGAAACATTCAAACCACTCCCCACAGATGTCATCCTAGCCTCTTTCCCCAAAACCGGAACCACATGGCTCAAGGCCCTTCTCTACTCCATCACCCACCGCGACGACGCCGTTCCACCCTCCACCCATCCTCAAGAGCTAGTCCCATCCCTCGAGACCAACCTCTACATCCGTAAACGAACACAATGTGATACAAAAATGCAGGAATATCTCGATGAAAAGGAAGGGAGAATCTTGGCCACACACGCACCGTATCAGATTCTCCGAGATTCCCTAGATTCATGCGACTGCAAGGTTGTGTACGTTACTCGAAACCCTAAAGATACCCTAATTTCGATGTGGCGTTTTGTGCAGAAATTGGATGGCGTTGGCGATGATCCGTGGCGGCTGGAGGCGGCCGTGGATCAGTTCTGCGATGGCATGGTCCCGTTCGGGCCCTACTACGATCACGTGTTGGGATATAGGGAAGAGAGTGTGAGAAGGCCTCAGAAGGTGTTGTTTGTGAGTTATGAAGAGCTCAAGGAAGATACGAGGAGTCATGTGAGGAGAATTGGTGAGTTCTTGGGATGTCCATTTGGAGGAGAGGAGGAGGTTGAGAAGATAGTAGAGAGATGCAGCTTTGAGATTTTGAGCAATCAAGAGATTAACAAATCGAGTGAGTTGCCTGATAGTGGATTCCCCTTGCCGTATAATTCTTTCTTTAGGAAGGGCCAAGTTGGAGATCATTTGAGCTATCTTGAAGATCAAATGATTCGGAAAATAGATGGTGTTACCAAACTCAAGTTTCACGGATCTGGCTTTGATTATGGGATTTGA
- the LOC121805465 gene encoding eukaryotic translation initiation factor 3 subunit M-like isoform X2 yields the protein MTTIVPTSEEDPTLSVVSFVADLSWADAGPEVAEGHVSRLLVEAQECIIQKRWLDLASLILASADVIFSKSSEKDLECIYTVICHLVKKPESLDQVHEIAELIATKVTQQPNEKPGLRLKILFNLYNLLENPYSQFFVYMKALNLAVSGKVTEHIVPSFKKMDDFLSEWNLGTKDKRDLFLTVANILKDSKSSAKESFDYLVKYLETFSGDDALALAEAKEEAVLAVVEFVKSPDMFQGDLLDIPAIAQLEKDSAYAPVYQILNIFLTQRLDAYLDFQSSNSDFFNSHGLVHEDCVAKMRLISLVDLGTHESGQIAYSLIKETLQIEDSEVEPWVVKAITAKLLDCRIDQINEVVIVNRCSKRVFGLHEWQSLRSKLAAWRGNIANVMSTIQANKIVEDGTQTVQGLTIR from the exons ATGACGACGATTGTCCCCACATCAGAAGAAGATCCCACTCTCTCTGTCGTTAGTTTCGTTGCCGATTTGTCGTGGGCCGACGCCGGTCCAGAG gTAGCAGAGGGACATGTTAGTAGATTGTTGGTGGAGGCTCAAGAATGTATAATACAAAAGAGGTGGTTGGATTTGGCTTCTTTGATTCTTGCTTCTGCTGATGTCATTTTCTCTAAGTCTTCTGAGAAAG ATCTTGAATGCATTTACACTGTTATCTGCCACCTTGTAAAGAAGCCTGAGAGTCTTGATCAAGTGCATGAGATAGCAGAACTTATAGCCACAAAGGTTACTCAACAGCCTAATGAAAAACCTGGTCTGCGCTTGAAGAT CTTGTTTAACCTCTACAACCTATTGGAGAACCCATATAGCCAGTTCTTTGTCTATATGAAGGCCCTCAACTTGGCAGTCAGTGGGAAGGTCACTGAACATATTGTTCCATCCTTTAAGAAGATGGATGACTTTCTATCGGAATGGAATCTTGGAACCAAGGATAAGAGAGACCTCTTTCTGACAGTTGCAAATATTTTGAAGGACAGCAAGAG CTCAGCAAAAGAGTCTTTTGACTACCTTGTCAAGTATCTGGAAACCTTTTCTGGGGATGATGCATTGGCTTTGGCTGAAGCTAAGGAAGAGGCTGTCCTTGCTGTTGTTGAATTTGTTAAGTCACCTGATATGTTTCAG GGTGACTTACTAGATATTCCTGCAATAGCTCAACTGGAGAAAGACAGTGCATATGCTCCGGTGTATCAAATTCTAAACATCTTTCTGACTCAGAGGCTTGATGCATATCTTGATTTCCAATCTTCAAATTCAGATTTTTTTAATAGCCATG GTCTCGTGCATGAAGATTGTGTTGCCAAGATGAGATTGATATCTTTAGTAGATCTCGGTACCCATGAATCTGGTCAAATCGCTTACTCCTTAATCAAGGAAACCCTCCAG ATTGAGGACAGTGAAGTTGAGCCATGGGTTGTCAAGGCAATTACAGCTAAGCTTCTAGATTGCAGAATTGATCAAATTAATGAAGTAGTCATAGTAAA CCGTTGCTCAAAGCGTGTTTTTGGACTTCATGAATGGCAATCCCTTCGGTCTAAGCTTGCAGCTTGGAGG GGTAACATTGCTAATGTAATGAGCACCATTCAAGCAAACAAGATCGTCGAAGATGGCACCCAGACAGTGCAGGGACTGACAATTCGTTGA
- the LOC121805465 gene encoding eukaryotic translation initiation factor 3 subunit M-like isoform X1 produces MTTIVPTSEEDPTLSVVSFVADLSWADAGPEVAEGHVSRLLVEAQECIIQKRWLDLASLILASADVIFSKSSEKDLECIYTVICHLVKKPESLDQVHEIAELIATKVTQQPNEKPGLRLKILFNLYNLLENPYSQFFVYMKALNLAVSGKVTEHIVPSFKKMDDFLSEWNLGTKDKRDLFLTVANILKDSKSSAKESFDYLVKYLETFSGDDALALAEAKEEAVLAVVEFVKSPDMFQGDLLDIPAIAQLEKDSAYAPVYQILNIFLTQRLDAYLDFQSSNSDFFNSHGLVHEDCVAKMRLISLVDLGTHESGQIAYSLIKETLQIEDSEVEPWVVKAITAKLLDCRIDQINEVVIVKYGLVSVGYLFELYYNPSMKPTILLFCFSRCSKRVFGLHEWQSLRSKLAAWRGNIANVMSTIQANKIVEDGTQTVQGLTIR; encoded by the exons ATGACGACGATTGTCCCCACATCAGAAGAAGATCCCACTCTCTCTGTCGTTAGTTTCGTTGCCGATTTGTCGTGGGCCGACGCCGGTCCAGAG gTAGCAGAGGGACATGTTAGTAGATTGTTGGTGGAGGCTCAAGAATGTATAATACAAAAGAGGTGGTTGGATTTGGCTTCTTTGATTCTTGCTTCTGCTGATGTCATTTTCTCTAAGTCTTCTGAGAAAG ATCTTGAATGCATTTACACTGTTATCTGCCACCTTGTAAAGAAGCCTGAGAGTCTTGATCAAGTGCATGAGATAGCAGAACTTATAGCCACAAAGGTTACTCAACAGCCTAATGAAAAACCTGGTCTGCGCTTGAAGAT CTTGTTTAACCTCTACAACCTATTGGAGAACCCATATAGCCAGTTCTTTGTCTATATGAAGGCCCTCAACTTGGCAGTCAGTGGGAAGGTCACTGAACATATTGTTCCATCCTTTAAGAAGATGGATGACTTTCTATCGGAATGGAATCTTGGAACCAAGGATAAGAGAGACCTCTTTCTGACAGTTGCAAATATTTTGAAGGACAGCAAGAG CTCAGCAAAAGAGTCTTTTGACTACCTTGTCAAGTATCTGGAAACCTTTTCTGGGGATGATGCATTGGCTTTGGCTGAAGCTAAGGAAGAGGCTGTCCTTGCTGTTGTTGAATTTGTTAAGTCACCTGATATGTTTCAG GGTGACTTACTAGATATTCCTGCAATAGCTCAACTGGAGAAAGACAGTGCATATGCTCCGGTGTATCAAATTCTAAACATCTTTCTGACTCAGAGGCTTGATGCATATCTTGATTTCCAATCTTCAAATTCAGATTTTTTTAATAGCCATG GTCTCGTGCATGAAGATTGTGTTGCCAAGATGAGATTGATATCTTTAGTAGATCTCGGTACCCATGAATCTGGTCAAATCGCTTACTCCTTAATCAAGGAAACCCTCCAG ATTGAGGACAGTGAAGTTGAGCCATGGGTTGTCAAGGCAATTACAGCTAAGCTTCTAGATTGCAGAATTGATCAAATTAATGAAGTAGTCATAGTAAAGTACGGTTTGGTTTCAGTCGGATATCTCTTTGAGCTTTATTATAACCCATCTATGAAACCAACCATTCTTCTGTTTTGCTTCAGCCGTTGCTCAAAGCGTGTTTTTGGACTTCATGAATGGCAATCCCTTCGGTCTAAGCTTGCAGCTTGGAGG GGTAACATTGCTAATGTAATGAGCACCATTCAAGCAAACAAGATCGTCGAAGATGGCACCCAGACAGTGCAGGGACTGACAATTCGTTGA
- the LOC121802413 gene encoding protein COBRA-like, giving the protein MEFSFKFSTPSIVLLFMLSFFSIPSTEAYDALDPNGNITIKWDVISWTPDGYVAVVTMFNFQQYRHIQAPGWTLGWTWAKKEVIWSMMGGQTTEQGDCSKYKGNVPHCCKKDPTVVDLLPGTPYNQQIANCCKGGVIGSWGQDPSNAASSFQVSVGAAGTTNKTVRVPRNFTLRAPGPGYTCGPAKIVKPTKYVSSDGRRVTQAMMTWNVTCTYSQFLAQKTPSCCVSLSSFYNDTIVPCPTCTCGCQNNVTDPGSCVNPDSPYLASVVSQQEKTNKFAPLVQCTSHMCPIRVHWHVKQNYKDYWRVKVTITNFNYRMNYTLWNLVIQHPNFDNLTQIFSFNYKPLNPYQDINDTAMLWGVKYYNDLLMEAGPLGNAQSEFLFRKDKSTFTFEKGWAFPRRIYFNGDNCVMPPPDEYPYLPSATTRQNVSFLQLLVALLALLFGCF; this is encoded by the exons ATGGAATTCAGCTTCAAATTCTCAACTCCCTCCATTGTGCTGCTGTTCATGCTATCTTTCTTCTCCATCCCTTCCACAG AAGCATATGATGCACTTGACCCGAACGGAAATATCACAATAAAATGGGACGTTATCTCTTGGACACCCGATGGCTATGTG GCTGTAGTAACAATGTTCAACTTCCAACAATATCGTCACATTCAAGCACCGGGCTGGACTCTGGGGTGGACGTGGGCGAAGAAGGAGGTGATATGGAGCATGATGGGAGGTCAAACAACAGAGCAAGGGGATTGCTCAAAGTATAAAGGGAATGTCCCACATTGCTGCAAGAAAGATCCCACAGTCGTGGACCTATTGCCCGGAACTCCCTATAACCAGCAGATTGCAAACTGTTGTAAAGGAGGGGTGATTGGTTCTTGGGGACAGGATCCATCCAATGCAGCAAGCTCCTTCCAAGTCAGTGTTGGCGCCGCTGGAACCACAAACAAAACTGTGAGGGTCCCCAGGAACTTCACCTTGAGAGCACCCGGTCCTGGATATACCTGTGGACCTGCCAAAATCGTGAAGCCTACTAAATATGTGTCTTCTGATGGGAGGAGAGTCACTCAGGCTATGA TGACATGGAATGTTACATGTACATATTCACAGTTTCTGGCTCAAAAAACTCCCTCTTGCTGCGTCTCGCTCTCATCCTTCTACAATGACACCATTGTTCCTTGCCCGACGTGCACATGTGGATGCCAAAACAACGTCACAGATCCAGGAAGCTGTGTCAA TCCGGACTCACCGTACCTAGCTTCAGTCGTTTCACAACAAGAGAAGACCAACAAGTTCGCACCTCTAGTCCAATGCACGAGCCACATGTGCCCCATTCGCGTCCACTGGCACGTGAAGCAGAACTACAAGGATTATTGGAGGGTTAAGGTCACCATAACAAACTTCAACTACAGGATGAATTACACATTGTGGAACTTAGTAATCCAACACCCCAACTTCGACAACTTAACGCAGATATTCAGCTTCAACTACAAGCCACTCAATCCATACCAAGACATAA ATGACACTGCGATGCTATGGGGAGTTAAGTACTACAACGACCTGCTGATGGAAGCCGGCCCTCTGGGAAACGCGCAATCAGAGTTCCTATTCCGCAAGGACAAATCCACCTTCACTTTCGAGAAGGGTTGGGCCTTCCCTAGGAGGATTTACTTCAACGGGGACAACTGCGTGATGCCACCTCCTGATGAATATCCGTATCTACCAAGTGCCACCACGCGACAGAATGTCTCCTTCCTTCAGCTGCTTGTTGCTCTCTTGGCTCTTCTGTTTGGGTGTTTTTAA
- the LOC121805882 gene encoding uncharacterized protein C9orf85 homolog isoform X2 gives MSSGGGRGPPKHQNKFAWKPNGGVKINPTELGGQLRPFSDITGVCYRCKEQIDWKRKYGKYKPLSEPAKCQRCSKRNVRQAYHNLCAGCAKEHHVCAKCSCRVDKIIGRDILEVEAEQKTLEEAIKNARERDRRSLLRVMNKEKSKGSASTPTADAGKAGDLYTIQSLEEYAEYSRDGEGEHGGQDLPRVVG, from the exons ATGAGTAGCGGCGGCGGAAGAGGTCCGCCAAAGCACCAGAACAAATTCGCCTGGAAACCTAACGGTGGCGTTAAGATCAACCCTACA GAATTAGGGGGCCAATTGAGGCCGTTTTCGGATATAACTGGCGTTTGCTATCGCTGTAAAGAACAGATCGATTGGAAACgaaaatatggaaaatataAGCCTCTCTCTGAACCTGCAAAGtg TCAGCGGTGTTCCAAGAGGAACGTTCGGCAAGCTTATCACAATCTCTGTGCTG GTTGTGCTAAGGAGCACCATGTATGTGCCAAATGTTCATGCCGCgttgataaaataattggaAG AGATATTTTAGAAGTGGAAGCTGAGCAGAAGACATTAGAAGAG GCCATCAAGAATGCTCGGGAGAGGGATAGACGAAGTCTGTTAAGAGTT atgaacaaagaaaaatccAAGGGCTCGGCTTCAACTCCAACTGCTGATGCCGGCAAAGCTGGCGACTTATATACTATACAATCACTTGAAGAGTATGCTGAATACAGTAGGGATGGTGAGGGTGAGCATGGAGGGCAAGATTTACCGAGAGTTGTTGG GTAA